Within Ischnura elegans chromosome 6, ioIscEleg1.1, whole genome shotgun sequence, the genomic segment TTCGCTACTAAAATTAATGCACAAATAGATTTTCCTAGATGGACACCCTGAACACAACACATCCATGAACAGTTAGCTGTGAAGCAGGATTGCTGCAATGATTAGGATTAGCAGTTACCAATGTTAACTAAAATGACCTGCCCTGCAAAACTAATTAAAATCTTGAAGAGGCATTACGAGATTAATAGATCTAATATTGTATTTATACAAGCTCAGACTAACTCAAACTAAGTTACTCAATTGAACTATTCCTCCTCAGGTAAGCAAGCAGCTGCTAACTAGACAAACTGTTTACCGCAGTCAGAATGACAAAAATGGAGTGCAGGAAGAAATAACCACAGAGGTACGGCAACCATACAATCTTAAGCAAAAGAAATCAAGGTACATGATAAGCGTGAGATGGGAGAAAGTTGAAGTGGAAATTGATCAAATGGACGATTGCAGTGACTCGTTAAATGAAAGTGATGTGGACTCCATATTCTCTGATGCAACATTTACTATGTGCTCCCCTGATTTCACAGATGTTGACTATCGATCATGGAAAATGACAGGGAAAGCAATAGGCAAAAGCACACCAAGACAGGGATGGATTTGCACAGCAATGGATcgtgcaaaaaagaaaaaaattttaaggaagGAGGATACTAAGGACCAACACAATGAAGATGCACCTATCACCACTATGTCACCCACACACCATTGTGAAATTCAACAAAAGCAATCAGTGGAAACTGCCAAGtatatagatttaaaatttcCTAAAAGAAACTCATGGCTCATACAAAAAAACCATCAGTGCTCAGTTAGAAAAGATTTTTCCAAAGCTAACAACCAAGGGGCAGACCCTTCCAACATAGAAACTCTCACGGAAGAAGATCTTGCTCTTGAGCAAGAgtatttaaatgaagaatttgAGGACTACACTGAAGATGAAACTGGTAAGTTGAAATTGTAACAACCTTAATTCAAAGAACTGGGGAAACACTCCCAATACCTTACTGCTACAATTTAACACATGCTGTAAAATTAAGATGTCTGCATAGCTCTTTCATTAATATTCGGATTCTATTACCTATGCAGTACCTGAAGGGGCAAATTCTTGACTAACCATTTTACGCAGACCATTCAAATAACATACTAGACCCTCCCAACCACACATCTTAACACCCAAAACTTAATTCACAGATACGAACACCATAACCTAATGGAATTAGGCGATGTCCCTTTGAGTCAATGCATAGTGCACAAGACAAATTAATGTCTTAAAACCTTCCTTCCCCAACACAGACTAGGACCATCGACCCTTGGTAACATAAGTCCAAAATGGTAAAACCATGTCACAGAAAGAGCGAATTTGGGATAGAAACAAATACTAAACAATCTCATGGTTCAAAGCTTCTTTATTTGGCCCTTCATTTTTACCATAAGTTATGTACAGAAGCTGTTGCACTGTAGATATTAAACGATTGCCACATCGaacaaaaggaatgaaaaattaaaataaaagttcgtTCCCCTGAAACATGTTGAAAATTCTGCCTCCACTATCCACAAGTTAacgtaataaaattaaaacagctgGGCTAAGGACATTCCTGCCTTTTTCCTTCGGAATTCCTTGCGGTGGCAACAATGCTTCAGCAGCCACTTGGAAAGAAACAAAAGCAAAAGTCGGTGTAGACCCTTGAGGACCTCTCCTCCATGTCGTTGGGCCATGTTATCCATCTCCCCGGGCAGGTGAGGGCACCTGCCACGCCCCTTAGCAGGGCCATATCCCAGCGCGTCCACAGCCAAAGGATGTTTGATGGAATAGCAATGGACACACTGCACACCAGCACCCAGGAACACAGCTAGTTATTTCTTCTTTTGGGCCTTCTCTGCAGCCTTGGTGACCTTACCTGTCGTCACCTCCTTATGATTAACActctgaagaataaaataaaaaaagttagtaACATAACCTGAAAGATCACAGATGACAGACGAAAAATACACAAAGGCTACTGAAGACCCTCACCTTGATGACTCCTACAGCAACAGTTTGCCTCATGTCACGAACAGCAAAACGTCCCAGGGGAGGGAACTCCTGGAAGGATTCCACACACATGGGCTTGCTGGGGACCAGGTTGACGATAGCCGCATCGCCAGACTTGATCGACTTGGGGTTCTCCTCAGTAGTTTTTCCCGTACGACGGTCGCACTTCTCTTTGATCTCAGCGAACTTGCAGGCAATGTGAGCAGTGTGGCAATCAAGCACGGGGGTGTAGCCGTTTGAAATCTGGCCAGGGTGGTTGAGCACGATgacctaatatttaaaatatagagTAAGTAACGTTCACGGAAACAAGAGTGTAATGAGATGGCATGAATACTGTTGCAACATTACCTGAGCGGTGAAGTCTGATGCTGCTTTGGGTGGGTTCGTCTTGCTATCGCCACAAACATATCCTCGGCGCAATTCCTTCACCGACACGTTCTTGACGTTGAAGCCAACGTTGTCGCCGGGCAGAGCCTCCTGCAGAGCTTCGTGGTGCATTTCTACGGACTTCACTTCAGTAGTAAGATTAGCGGGGGCAAAGGTGACTAACATTCCCGGCTTCATAACACCAGTTTCCACACGACCGACGGGCACTGTTCCAATACCACCAATTTTGTAGACGTCCTgaagaaaggaaatttaaaaataattatgttatgcCCAAACAAACAGGCTTCTTTCGTAGACAGGAATAGGCAACGACTGAATGTAACACTCACCTGAAGTGGAAGCCTAAGGGGTTTCTCAGTCGGTCGGCTAGGTGGAAGAATGGCGTCCAGGGCCTCAATGAGGCACTTTCCATCAGCATTACCATCCTTGCGCTCCACCTTCCACCCCTTGAACCACGGCATCTTGTCGGACGGTTCAAGCATGTTGTCTCCGTGCCAGCCGGAGATTGGTACAAAAGCAACTGCGGCCGGGTTGTAACCAATTTTCTTAATGTAGTTACCGACTTCCTTCTTAATTTCTTCAAAACGGGATTCGCTGTACGGAGGTTCCGTGGAGTCCATTTTGTTAACACCAACGATCAGCTGCTTCACTCCAAGAGTGAAAGCAAGAAGTGCGTGTTCTCTGGTTTGTCCATTCTTGGAGATACCTGCTTCGAACTCTCCGGTACCTGCAGCAACGATGAGCACAGCACAATCGGCCTGAAAAGAAACACCGTGAGCTACGTTGACAATGCTCATGCACCACGTCAAATCTAGCCACGTGAGCCAAGACGACTTACCTGTGACGTTCCAGTAATCATGTTTTTGATGAAATCTCTGTGTCCAGGGGCGTCAATAATGGTGATGTAATACTTGGCGGTTTCGAACTTCCACAAGGCGATGTCAATGGTGATACCACGCTCACGTTCGGCCTTCAACTTATCCAAAACCCAAGCATACTTGAAGGAACCCTTACCCATCTGCAAGGAGAAATAACTATTATTTATCAACCCGACtcaacaaatgaaattatttcgccCAAGCCAAAAACTTACTTCCTGGGCTTCCTTCTCGAACTTCTCGATCGTTCGCTTGTCGATACCACCGCATTTGTAAATAAGATGACCGGTGGTGGTCGACTTTCCAGAGTCGACGTGGCCGATGACCACAATGTTGATATGAACCTTTTCTTTTCCCATTTTAGTTTTGGTAGCTTGGGTTACTCAAGATGGATAACTGTAAGAAAGAAACATTCCATACGTTAGTCCACGTGGTCCAACGTGATCACTTTTGCAATTTTCGCCGCCTGTGacgccattttgaacaattattctattaatttacaagactacgaaatattaaaaattagctACTTAAACTCAGAACGTGACACACACATGCCATAGAATTAAGTAGCCTCACGCAAGTGATGCACCCACACTCAAGAATTTAAACTTCTTTCCTCCAAACacatataaaatcaaaaataacagaattaagaatgcaaaggaaaaaagtaaaaacataaaaattaatgggaAGAGAATCAATTACATCTACCGAAGCCAAGATGAACAAGTAGCAATGGCCGACCAAGCGCAACCACGTTGTCAAATTACATAGACAACAATCGAAAACTAAAAACTTATGTTTAAAAGTACTCGAAAGAAACAACTTCGAGTGAATAGTTAAATTATTCGTGAAAAAGACCATAGGCTTAGGACAAAATACGTCTAAGTTGACTGCACGCTGTTATGGCAACCGGCAATGCCGGGTACTAGGAATTTACTTAACTGTGAAATAAATggccaaaaaatcaacaaaatctACCTTGAAATCTTCAAATAACTTCTTAACGATATTATAGAGACTAATTTGAAGAGCGGATGGCAGACACAACCGACGAATAATCCCAGATTGCAAGCAGGGCGCACAGAGTGCTACTCACCTCCCGATGCCACGACAGAAAGAGAGGGACGGTGGAAGTGACATGCGTTGAAGGGGGATTCGTATGAGCTCCTAGAGGGGTCAGAGAATTGAAGGCTGTTCTATCCTCGAGTTGTACCCCCCAtttcatatataaatatatacattatatatgtttttttagttacagaatttttttctaatattaaaaaaactgtcaTCTCTATATAATGTATAAAATCATtcgttttaattttgataaaattttacaacattcatttgtttttcggGCACCTTGATCAAGTCTGCTATGgctctcaaattaaataattttgtcgtaTTGTTGCATAATTCCCGAGTACTGCCTGGATTTGGGGTAAATTATAGacttgattttaaacatttaatcgATCTAAATCAATTGATAACCattaattgcattatttatatGTACTTGAAGTAAGTCCTGTTGTCTTTGAGATCATACTCGAAACTAAATGCTTGATATCTTTTTACTTAGCTGCATCAAGTCAGAAATAAATGGGCAGATTGGAGAATGATAAAAGacgtgaaaagaagaaaaatagtgTCACAGTATGCGGAGGAGAGGTTACGGATAAATGTTATCAGAAAATGCGACATATTACCTCCAGAAATTAAAGTGAGTGCTACTTTATTACCATTTAAGCGCCCATAGTTTAGTCTTATTCTATAAGTTAATGCGGCATATCGAAGACTCTAAGTGCATACCTTGTGTATGTTTCATCGTCTGCATTTGCAGAGGTCAACTTTCCCAGTGTTTCCAAAGAAGTGGCGACCCTTCTGTACATTTTTCCACACTATCGTCCACTAACTTACTTTGTTTGTAGAGTTTAGTGTAGTACTTACGGAGTATATATTCCTTAGTTAGGAACTGACCAATCCCgtttatgaaatttgaatcatGATCAACCCAAATTATGCACCATCAGCACAATGCGCATTGTGGCTTTATTTTATAAACCTCATGtatgaaaatttcctttcctaACAATTATTTCTATATATGATGCCATGCATATTTAGAGATTGCTTTCATTTTAACTCTGGGTGAAGTAGATCTCTACTAAGTTTCTGTACATATATCGATAATATGTTGACATCCTTCCTCAGTTGCTAAAATCTTCTTAGGGATTATGAAGAAACATAACTAAGAATCACATACCAGTAGAGCTAACACATCCCTTTAAATGAGACTTTTTTATCCTTCTCTGTCATCTGTTATCAAAAGGTCTAAAATTGTATGTTTAAGCGAGGAAATCCTTGTCACTCTAGCGttgtgttaaattttatttacctaaCCACATGATTCATCATTGTTGCTATATCTGAAGATCATTTTTTGTTTGTAATGCTACTTATTTCATGAAAAGATGAgtcaatgaaatatattgaaatggaaCTGTGATAAGTACTAACAATGGATATAATTTGCCCAAATAGAAGATAAGTGATCTCCATATTGAACAAACCGATTTTCATTCCTAAGTATGAAAGTCTTCCATTTTCATCGACTCTGGCTTTATAACCTCAGTTTCATGGAGGAGTActctcagggttcccactcaaccgtgaaaaccttaaaaccgtgaattagccgtgaatttcctctaccgtgaaaaaaccgggaaatagccgtgaatttcttcttaaaaccttaaaaatctctcaatcttgataataataccttaccagaaattttcatcttcgttcatagctagcgcacttctattcattgtggcgagcatcgtcgcatgcggtcgcatgggtcagaaaagcgtgggaacgaatgttgccttaagaaaaaaacatctttccccagcgcaagccttttctctcccccacctgaaatatgacaccacttctcatcagcttgtttactttcctcaaatggcttggtttcccctccctcggtcactgcttagtcccccttcaacccaattagccttcccactggctgcagcgaccactttcgaaactaaatctagatggccattgtgtcgaaaaatttgaacgtttattcaacaccctcaatcctatgactggaagaccgctagccttgacaacctgccatgcgctgtggacactacgctccctgcgtttgaaccgggtgacagcgagctttcggcgtgacgttactaattctcgcgcattgcggccctgaaaacgagagaagatttccgcttatggcaacacagcattacacgattgtcgcatgcgtcgacctggaacttgccagttttacgtcgcaaccggaaagttagtgtggagttatttactgtcggtggtgatccagttcctccgctttctgctatctaaggtaatgctgtttgtttgtgtcgttaaagcctcaatgccgtcgcgatataaactgctacatagtctcacgaatacaaggatcaagaactttgctatttccttgatccttgtattcgtgatattatggatttccaccaagttacgccctctacgattaattgtgctgcatagtcgttccatttttcccagagcaacggtaagaagggaacatgatttgcctctgattagagagatcgattcagttttggtttcagagtattacaatagcagagaaaagaagtcattacactgccgctttcaaaagaaagttatacggtggaacctcgatctatcgttcccgcattgatcgttcgccgtttctggtcccaaataaagttccttatagacaatttaattttttcccgcatctatcgttccccgaagtatcgttcctcgcattgatcgtttgaagatcgcggttccgacgcagaattttcccgcatccatcgttcgacgaaaatgagacgaaataaatacaatgtgtcatttatggctaataacgacaagcacgtagttggaatcctctccaagagatggaactaccattgggagaagctcagtgccgtgggaaagtaacattagcgcatttcccaagaaccattatccccctccattcaccattcgcctccccccttctgacgctttcctcttcttcaaaataaaaacaggtcccagctcgcgcagggatcttattacgaagaccttagcttcgaaaaaaatatcgagttacacgagaacaatagaaacgtgtttcgcgctcccccctcttctcaccaactgacctttttcagcctaactgcttcgaagttcccagtttatggaggtcaactcacctattagcccaaaaggtatctaaaaatgatattcagtaattgctattatgcttatattagattgaaatgttagtaatttgcacgttaaaaaaaacgagaccacacatgacgtattttaagcaaggaaatagatggaaaaatacgatggtgatttttggcgaaacgcgatatcctcgtagctgagcttacggcagttaattcggcattttgttccgaaaacatgataccaggttgttatcagttatcaatttacgagctatactataagtctcacttgtcagagttactgacgaagggatatcttctcaggatttttgtttctccctactaacaatccgaattcatctgatcatctggcgctacgctaattagaaaagaatgggcatctttagggtaaaaaatttcatggcgcagtcctatggtcacgcttcgccctctgcagtgtgctctgcgtacccccgtacgcgatagcatcagttccgaacttcacctcgtacgagtggttccctactttccggggtggctggacttcgaaccaccgagtgttttccatgtgagtTTAAtagagtcattttcactagtttaattttagtcgtcttccg encodes:
- the LOC124160637 gene encoding elongation factor 1-alpha → MGKEKVHINIVVIGHVDSGKSTTTGHLIYKCGGIDKRTIEKFEKEAQEMGKGSFKYAWVLDKLKAERERGITIDIALWKFETAKYYITIIDAPGHRDFIKNMITGTSQADCAVLIVAAGTGEFEAGISKNGQTREHALLAFTLGVKQLIVGVNKMDSTEPPYSESRFEEIKKEVGNYIKKIGYNPAAVAFVPISGWHGDNMLEPSDKMPWFKGWKVERKDGNADGKCLIEALDAILPPSRPTEKPLRLPLQDVYKIGGIGTVPVGRVETGVMKPGMLVTFAPANLTTEVKSVEMHHEALQEALPGDNVGFNVKNVSVKELRRGYVCGDSKTNPPKAASDFTAQVIVLNHPGQISNGYTPVLDCHTAHIACKFAEIKEKCDRRTGKTTEENPKSIKSGDAAIVNLVPSKPMCVESFQEFPPLGRFAVRDMRQTVAVGVIKSVNHKEVTTGKVTKAAEKAQKKK